The following coding sequences are from one Devosia yakushimensis window:
- a CDS encoding ubiquitin-activating E1 FCCH domain-containing protein encodes MRPFLRLVARFGRDESGVFAIMFGLMAVVLIAMGGAVVDYVRLEQTRNRAQIALDAAALALQKEAFSTGMTSAVLTEKAQALMVDRIADTDISAEVTLARTDATLGSLYFEAEMTVPTLFVGLVGVHDLSASIVSEVTRGSMDIEVAVAVDLTGSMNDPISTSNQGSTKQSKVEALKTALGQLIDIVVQDEQTPTYSKMALVPYSMAVNVGATYANSIRGTPKGPTPITAIGWANGTGKAITAATQKRPVVITSNLHGFVTGDVVYINNVGGMTELNNKIFVVTKVSDNSYSLNGSDGRNYKSLNNTSGTATKCLVSTCELVVTSPEHGLTSNANAYLSGIGGMSSLNNNGAVSGSNLAWTIGAATTNTFVLPGTPKTNGINYGTYSSGGTAACVLPGCSYHLFANSSGNLRRFPISTCITERTANAYTDVPTSTTPLGMNYPATGNNPCLPNTVLPLTSDKTALHGVAGSLTAGGSTAGHTGVAWAWYMVSPNFNGPWPQDSQPAGPGKVNIVKAVVLMTDGEFNSSYCNGVISNSSTTGSGNASDQITCAPPNGSSYSQTQSQCDAMKRAGIIVYTVGFAIVNSQSAINLMANCATDASHAYQANTGQQLADVFSEIGRNLAALRVTK; translated from the coding sequence ATGCGTCCTTTCCTTCGGCTTGTCGCGCGATTTGGCCGCGACGAGAGCGGTGTGTTTGCAATCATGTTCGGCCTGATGGCCGTGGTGCTGATCGCCATGGGCGGCGCCGTGGTGGATTATGTGCGGCTGGAGCAGACGCGCAATCGCGCACAGATCGCGCTCGATGCGGCGGCGCTGGCGCTGCAGAAGGAGGCCTTCAGCACCGGCATGACGAGTGCCGTGCTGACCGAGAAGGCCCAGGCGCTGATGGTGGATCGCATAGCCGATACCGATATCAGTGCTGAAGTGACCCTGGCGCGCACGGACGCAACCCTGGGATCGCTCTATTTCGAAGCAGAGATGACTGTGCCGACCCTGTTCGTCGGATTGGTCGGGGTGCACGATCTGAGTGCCAGCATCGTTTCGGAGGTGACGCGCGGTTCGATGGATATCGAGGTGGCTGTGGCGGTTGACCTGACCGGATCGATGAACGACCCGATCTCCACCTCCAATCAGGGCTCGACCAAGCAAAGCAAGGTGGAGGCGCTCAAGACTGCATTGGGTCAGTTGATCGACATCGTCGTGCAGGACGAGCAAACACCGACCTATTCGAAAATGGCGCTGGTGCCTTACTCCATGGCCGTCAATGTTGGCGCCACCTATGCCAATAGCATTCGCGGCACCCCCAAGGGACCCACTCCGATCACCGCGATCGGCTGGGCCAATGGCACCGGTAAGGCCATCACCGCAGCGACGCAGAAAAGACCAGTCGTTATCACGTCGAACCTGCATGGTTTCGTCACCGGCGACGTCGTCTATATCAACAATGTCGGCGGCATGACGGAGCTCAATAACAAGATCTTCGTGGTTACCAAGGTCAGCGACAATTCCTATTCGCTAAATGGCAGCGACGGCCGCAACTACAAAAGCCTCAACAATACCAGTGGAACGGCCACCAAATGCCTTGTCAGCACATGCGAGCTGGTCGTCACGTCGCCAGAACACGGCCTGACAAGCAATGCCAACGCCTATCTTTCCGGCATTGGCGGCATGTCCAGCCTTAACAACAATGGCGCCGTATCTGGGAGCAACCTCGCCTGGACGATCGGCGCCGCGACCACCAATACTTTCGTGCTGCCCGGAACGCCAAAAACCAACGGGATCAACTATGGCACTTATAGTTCCGGCGGGACTGCTGCCTGTGTCCTGCCAGGCTGCAGCTATCATCTGTTCGCCAATTCCTCGGGCAATCTGCGGCGCTTTCCGATCAGCACGTGCATCACCGAGCGCACGGCCAATGCCTATACGGATGTCCCCACCTCGACCACCCCGCTGGGGATGAACTATCCGGCGACGGGCAATAATCCATGCCTGCCGAATACGGTATTGCCGCTGACATCGGACAAGACCGCCTTGCACGGCGTGGCCGGCAGCCTGACCGCTGGTGGGTCGACTGCGGGCCATACCGGCGTCGCCTGGGCCTGGTATATGGTTTCGCCGAACTTTAACGGCCCCTGGCCGCAGGACAGCCAACCTGCGGGACCGGGCAAGGTCAACATCGTCAAGGCCGTTGTTTTGATGACCGATGGCGAATTTAACAGCTCCTATTGCAATGGCGTTATCAGCAACAGCTCGACAACCGGTAGCGGCAATGCCAGCGACCAGATCACCTGCGCCCCGCCCAATGGGAGCTCTTATTCGCAAACACAGTCGCAATGCGACGCCATGAAGCGGGCCGGCATCATCGTCTATACGGTTGGCTTTGCCATCGTGAACTCGCAAAGCGCCATCAACCTGATGGCCAATTGCGCGACCGATGCCTCACATGCCTATCAGGCCAATACCGGCCAGCAATTGGCCGATGTGTTCAGCGAAATCGGGCGCAATCTCGCGGCACTACGCGTCACGAAATAA
- a CDS encoding sensor histidine kinase has product MAIKAAGSVARLLWTMGHAHYIEETVRTVRAIVPIWHSKRPPLLDGNWLYMDADWITSPSARRVLQHAEDARPAWVWAQDGQELIWQNAAAELFLAKLKKHGLKRAPLATPIKGQVARNIRLGSTGRTSLARIQFLAGSKPASGTCATTPLIWQDGQPVLLVVGVDPIEAEVLAAAAAESRPDEGAEPAAEIPPASEETVESGDADTVAEIIAADEHAYEQELANWRSAEADGQAPIADDGEAPPAPMPPADDEPGPEWHESDDNAGAESVSRLSALVDRLAADAALFTPLTSADDVMYAKPEDPPAPASGQLYRVTGRGFTGEAGAEPDETGSETPESAGSDPESVAAAIAEIAPPLPEDPEAVERVSRYNFDELSRILNDRVGIGDAAPVTPPPSPQPEPPPVAVPQRVAGALINLGGETLVLNRLPLGILVFRDQQVLFANRAITEMVGYDSVEQLRNAGLASVFPAAGPDEQEAGPVNHLVQRNGALVPVTARLQSISWQGRPALMLSASATEVRTGHEAAVRAFAESFAEMRGDGFFDANRAGVINLASPRALALLGEGLAGRPLSGLVAEDDLAALREFLERPARFAETARPSLTLRSDGGAAEMSIFAQGQAGIVTGYFGFVKERGTTPARLAGPGEPDPALLARISRGVRRPLNTIVGFSDLIRAQASGALGNERYEEYAQDISAAGQEIAALVDELDDYARLRDGRYLPQRASIELTGLLESCVMRIRQQASNARVIVRNAISESLPRVTADRASLVQAVLNLLASAIDQTPTGGAVVISAQREDDGGISVHVRDSSTAPVDMAERFVVFRDGTSREGKALTPVRSSVGLALTRSLLSVNGFALSVDPAGATGMLFTLLIPADLVDKPALQSEQPSS; this is encoded by the coding sequence ATGGCGATCAAAGCTGCGGGAAGCGTGGCCCGGCTGCTCTGGACCATGGGACACGCGCACTATATTGAAGAAACCGTAAGGACGGTGCGCGCAATTGTGCCGATCTGGCACAGCAAGAGGCCACCCCTTCTCGACGGAAACTGGCTGTATATGGATGCCGACTGGATCACATCGCCGAGCGCCCGTCGCGTGCTGCAGCATGCCGAGGATGCACGTCCGGCCTGGGTCTGGGCGCAGGATGGCCAGGAGCTGATCTGGCAAAACGCAGCCGCCGAGCTGTTTCTGGCGAAACTCAAGAAACATGGATTGAAGCGTGCGCCGCTCGCCACCCCGATCAAGGGGCAGGTGGCGCGCAATATCAGGCTGGGCTCGACCGGACGGACCAGCCTGGCCCGCATTCAGTTTCTGGCGGGCAGCAAGCCGGCCTCGGGCACTTGCGCAACAACCCCGCTGATCTGGCAGGATGGACAGCCGGTGCTGCTGGTGGTTGGCGTCGACCCGATCGAAGCGGAGGTTCTCGCAGCCGCGGCGGCCGAGAGCCGCCCCGATGAGGGAGCCGAGCCGGCTGCAGAGATACCGCCCGCCAGCGAAGAGACGGTCGAGAGCGGCGACGCCGACACGGTGGCCGAAATCATCGCCGCGGACGAACATGCCTATGAACAGGAGCTGGCCAATTGGCGTTCGGCCGAGGCGGACGGGCAGGCGCCGATAGCGGACGACGGCGAGGCTCCGCCCGCGCCAATGCCGCCGGCCGATGATGAGCCCGGGCCGGAATGGCATGAGAGCGACGATAATGCCGGAGCCGAATCGGTCAGCCGGCTCTCGGCCCTGGTCGACCGGCTGGCGGCGGATGCGGCGCTCTTTACCCCGCTGACATCGGCAGACGATGTCATGTATGCCAAGCCCGAAGACCCGCCGGCGCCGGCCAGCGGGCAGCTTTATCGCGTGACGGGCCGGGGCTTTACTGGCGAGGCGGGCGCGGAGCCGGACGAAACCGGTTCGGAAACGCCTGAAAGCGCCGGTTCGGACCCCGAAAGCGTGGCGGCAGCGATTGCCGAAATCGCGCCGCCCTTGCCCGAAGATCCCGAAGCAGTCGAGCGGGTGTCGCGCTATAATTTCGATGAGCTATCGCGCATTCTCAATGACCGGGTGGGCATTGGCGACGCCGCGCCGGTGACGCCGCCCCCATCGCCGCAACCCGAGCCGCCGCCGGTGGCAGTGCCGCAACGCGTGGCGGGCGCGCTGATCAATCTGGGCGGAGAAACGCTGGTGCTCAACCGGCTGCCGCTGGGCATATTGGTGTTCCGCGACCAGCAGGTGCTGTTTGCCAACCGGGCCATCACCGAAATGGTGGGCTATGATTCGGTGGAGCAATTGCGCAATGCGGGCCTGGCCTCGGTGTTTCCGGCAGCGGGGCCGGATGAGCAGGAGGCTGGGCCAGTCAACCATCTGGTGCAGCGGAATGGCGCGCTGGTGCCGGTGACGGCGCGGTTGCAATCAATCTCCTGGCAGGGCCGCCCTGCCCTGATGTTATCGGCTAGCGCCACCGAAGTGCGCACCGGGCACGAGGCGGCGGTGCGCGCCTTTGCCGAGTCTTTCGCCGAAATGCGGGGCGACGGCTTTTTCGATGCCAACCGGGCCGGGGTGATCAACCTCGCCAGCCCACGGGCGCTCGCCTTGCTGGGCGAAGGCCTGGCCGGGCGGCCATTGAGCGGGCTGGTGGCCGAGGACGACCTGGCGGCCTTGCGCGAATTTCTCGAGCGGCCGGCCCGCTTTGCCGAGACGGCGCGCCCGAGCCTTACCCTGCGCAGCGATGGCGGGGCGGCCGAGATGAGCATTTTCGCGCAAGGACAGGCCGGCATCGTCACGGGCTATTTCGGCTTTGTCAAAGAACGTGGCACGACCCCTGCCCGACTTGCGGGGCCGGGGGAACCCGATCCGGCGCTGCTGGCGCGGATCAGCCGGGGCGTGCGGCGGCCGCTTAACACCATTGTCGGCTTTTCCGACCTGATCCGTGCGCAGGCCTCGGGCGCACTGGGCAATGAGCGCTATGAAGAATATGCGCAGGACATTTCGGCGGCCGGGCAGGAAATCGCCGCACTGGTCGACGAGCTGGATGATTATGCGCGGCTGCGTGACGGGCGCTACCTGCCGCAACGCGCCAGCATCGAGCTGACGGGGCTGCTCGAAAGCTGCGTCATGCGCATTCGGCAGCAAGCAAGCAATGCCCGCGTCATCGTGCGCAACGCGATTTCCGAGAGCCTGCCACGGGTGACCGCCGACCGCGCCTCGCTGGTCCAGGCGGTGCTGAACCTATTGGCTTCGGCCATCGACCAGACGCCGACGGGCGGTGCGGTGGTGATTTCGGCGCAGCGCGAGGACGATGGCGGCATTTCCGTGCATGTGCGGGACAGCTCGACGGCGCCGGTCGATATGGCCGAGCGGTTCGTGGTGTTCCGCGACGGCACCAGCCGGGAAGGCAAGGCGCTGACGCCCGTGCGTTCCAGCGTGGGGCTGGCGCTGACGCGCTCGCTGCTGTCGGTCAATGGATTTGCGCTGTCGGTGGACCCGGCCGGGGCCACGGGCATGCTGTTTACCCTGCTGATCCCGGCGGACCTGGTGGACAAGCCGGCACTGCAATCGGAGCAGCCGAGCAGTTAA
- a CDS encoding extracellular solute-binding protein → MARTALVACLLILGALSAPAWAQNGEVNVYTYREPGLIQPLLDRFTEETGIRTNVLYAADGLIERVAAEGELSPADVIVTVDIGNLANAKELGVSQTISAAALARVPDQYHDPDGQWVALSLRARVFYASIDRVSETALTYEDIAKPEWKARLCTRSGQHVYNIGLIATRIAHWGVDRTRTWLGAVRDNLSRAPTGADRDQVKAIFDGTCDLAIGNTYYMGLMLTNEAEPEQKDWAASARIIYPDADGEGTQVNVSGAILAKYAPNKDNGDRLVEFLLSDEAQHLYASGNYEFPVVPGVEPSELVASWGMLKADQTPLTEIAAHRKEAAALVDELKFDEGPQN, encoded by the coding sequence ATGGCCAGAACCGCGCTTGTTGCTTGCCTGCTGATCCTGGGGGCGCTGAGCGCGCCGGCCTGGGCGCAGAATGGCGAGGTCAATGTCTATACCTATCGCGAACCGGGGCTGATCCAGCCGCTGCTGGACCGGTTCACGGAAGAAACCGGGATCAGGACCAATGTGCTTTATGCCGCCGATGGACTGATCGAGCGGGTGGCGGCGGAGGGGGAGCTTTCGCCGGCGGACGTCATCGTAACGGTCGATATCGGGAACCTCGCCAATGCCAAGGAACTGGGTGTGTCGCAGACCATTTCGGCGGCGGCTTTGGCGCGGGTGCCCGACCAATATCATGACCCCGATGGGCAATGGGTGGCGCTATCGCTGCGGGCGCGGGTGTTTTATGCCTCGATCGACCGGGTGAGTGAGACGGCGCTGACCTATGAGGACATTGCCAAGCCGGAATGGAAGGCGCGGCTCTGCACCCGCTCGGGCCAGCATGTCTACAATATCGGGCTGATCGCCACACGCATCGCCCATTGGGGCGTGGACCGCACGCGAACCTGGCTGGGGGCGGTGCGGGATAACCTGTCGCGGGCGCCGACAGGGGCGGATCGTGACCAGGTCAAGGCGATCTTTGACGGCACCTGCGATCTGGCGATCGGCAATACCTATTATATGGGGCTGATGCTGACCAATGAGGCCGAGCCCGAGCAGAAGGATTGGGCCGCTTCCGCGCGGATCATTTATCCCGATGCGGATGGCGAGGGCACGCAGGTCAATGTGTCGGGGGCGATCCTGGCGAAATATGCGCCGAACAAGGACAATGGCGATCGGCTGGTGGAATTCCTGCTGTCGGATGAAGCGCAGCATCTTTATGCCAGCGGCAATTATGAATTTCCGGTGGTGCCGGGGGTGGAGCCATCAGAACTCGTCGCGAGCTGGGGGATGCTCAAGGCGGACCAGACACCGCTGACCGAGATTGCCGCGCATCGCAAGGAAGCGGCGGCGCTGGTGGATGAGCTGAAGTTTGATGAGGGGCCGCAGAATTAG
- a CDS encoding extracellular solute-binding protein, producing the protein MTKTTRLAFALLSSTLLAGLSTPSFAQSGEVNIYSYREQGLLQPLLDKFTAETGIEAKVLYAGDGLLERVAAEGELSPADVVLTVDIGNLVGAEEQGLTQPITTPVLAERVPEAFRDDDANWTALSLRARVFYVSKDRVEDTALTYEDITGPEWKGRLCTRPGDHAYNIGLIAQRIAAHGLDNTREWLTKVRDNLAYAPSGGDREGVKNILAGTCDLSITNTYYMGVMLNNQAEPEQKDWANSARIIYPDAEGEGTQVNVAGGFIAKHAPNAENANALIAFLLSDDAQQIYADTNYEFPVVASVAPSELTLSWGALKPVATPLVEVAANRAAAAALVDELKFNEGAQN; encoded by the coding sequence ATGACAAAGACGACACGCCTTGCCTTTGCCCTGCTGAGTTCAACGCTTCTGGCGGGGCTCAGCACCCCCAGCTTTGCCCAGAGCGGCGAAGTCAATATTTACAGCTATCGCGAGCAGGGCCTGCTGCAGCCGCTGCTGGACAAGTTCACTGCCGAGACCGGCATCGAGGCCAAGGTGCTTTATGCGGGCGATGGCCTCTTGGAACGCGTTGCCGCCGAGGGCGAATTGTCGCCGGCCGACGTGGTGCTGACCGTCGATATCGGCAATCTGGTGGGCGCCGAGGAACAGGGGCTGACCCAGCCGATCACCACCCCGGTTCTGGCCGAGCGCGTGCCGGAAGCTTTCCGCGATGACGATGCCAATTGGACCGCGCTGTCGCTGCGGGCTCGTGTGTTTTACGTCTCCAAGGACCGCGTCGAGGATACGGCGCTGACCTATGAGGACATTACCGGGCCGGAATGGAAGGGGCGCCTGTGCACCCGTCCGGGCGACCATGCCTATAATATTGGTCTTATCGCGCAGCGCATCGCGGCCCATGGGCTCGACAATACCCGCGAATGGCTGACCAAGGTGCGCGACAACCTGGCCTATGCCCCCAGCGGCGGCGACCGCGAAGGCGTCAAGAACATCCTGGCCGGCACGTGTGATCTGTCCATCACCAATACCTATTATATGGGTGTGATGCTGAACAACCAGGCCGAGCCGGAGCAGAAGGACTGGGCCAATTCGGCGCGGATCATCTATCCCGACGCCGAGGGCGAAGGCACCCAGGTCAATGTGGCCGGCGGCTTCATTGCCAAGCATGCGCCCAATGCCGAAAATGCCAATGCGCTGATCGCGTTCCTGCTGTCCGACGACGCCCAGCAGATCTATGCCGACACAAATTACGAATTCCCGGTGGTGGCCTCGGTGGCGCCGTCCGAGCTGACCCTGTCCTGGGGTGCGCTGAAGCCCGTGGCGACGCCGCTGGTGGAGGTCGCTGCCAATCGTGCAGCGGCGGCGGCTCTTGTCGATGAGCTCAAGTTCAACGAAGGTGCGCAGAACTAG
- a CDS encoding ABC transporter permease, with protein MTKNVTGGVKALPVVALVLAVAAGLPILWLGWAAVSSGSNGLAATMLPTALRETGILMGSVGILTGVVGLVAAWLVTHYDFPLRRVFDWMLVLPLAVPTYLAAYGYVEFLGFTGPLQTALRGVTGARTLQDYWFPDIRSHWGAAIVLSSVLYPYVYVACRGFFLMQSASLNIAARTLGAGGMRTFFSIILPTSRPALVVGVTLAMMEVVNDLGAVQYFGINAITAIIYSTWINRSDFGGAAQLAVTVVLVIGLLIAAEQRARHNRVYLANRDSRVPPAREALTGGRAWAAFGFCLVLLGMGFGIPVGELSYLAFRLVLPETVRMTLGALGPTLVLASAGAVITVILGLVAAKIGQHAGSLSRGAIRLATLGYAIPGTVLALGLLQPLGQADLWFNRMTMALAGWRPGLILSGSMAALLYVYAIRFLAVSHSTLDAAIKKRGDSMLHAGRVLGQSGLGLLLRVDLPTLMPAIVSAATLVFVEIVKELPATLLLRPLGVDTLATLVYGRANAGLFAQAAMPALFIVLAGLVPVILATRLGDRRKV; from the coding sequence GTGACCAAAAATGTGACCGGTGGGGTGAAAGCCCTGCCGGTCGTTGCGCTTGTGCTGGCTGTGGCGGCGGGATTGCCGATCCTGTGGCTGGGCTGGGCGGCGGTGAGCAGCGGCAGCAATGGGCTGGCCGCGACGATGTTGCCAACCGCCTTGCGGGAAACCGGCATTTTGATGGGATCGGTCGGGATATTGACCGGCGTCGTGGGTCTGGTGGCGGCGTGGCTGGTGACGCATTACGATTTTCCGCTGCGCCGGGTGTTCGATTGGATGCTGGTGCTGCCGCTGGCGGTGCCGACTTACCTGGCGGCCTATGGCTATGTGGAATTTCTGGGTTTTACCGGGCCCTTGCAGACGGCGTTGCGCGGGGTCACCGGCGCGCGGACGCTGCAGGATTACTGGTTTCCCGATATTCGCAGCCATTGGGGCGCGGCCATCGTGCTGTCCTCGGTGCTGTACCCCTATGTCTATGTCGCGTGCCGGGGCTTTTTCCTGATGCAGTCGGCTTCGCTCAATATTGCAGCGCGCACATTGGGCGCGGGCGGGATGCGGACGTTTTTTTCGATCATTCTGCCGACCTCGCGCCCGGCCCTCGTCGTGGGGGTGACGCTGGCGATGATGGAAGTGGTCAACGATCTGGGAGCGGTGCAGTATTTCGGCATCAATGCCATTACCGCCATCATCTATTCGACCTGGATCAACCGCTCCGACTTTGGCGGGGCGGCGCAATTGGCGGTGACGGTGGTTTTGGTCATTGGCCTTTTGATCGCGGCGGAGCAGCGGGCGCGGCATAATCGGGTTTATCTCGCCAATCGCGATAGCCGGGTGCCGCCGGCGCGTGAGGCGCTGACAGGCGGGCGGGCCTGGGCAGCGTTCGGGTTTTGCCTTGTGCTGCTGGGCATGGGCTTTGGCATTCCGGTGGGGGAATTGAGCTATCTGGCGTTCAGGCTGGTGCTGCCCGAGACGGTGCGGATGACACTGGGCGCGTTGGGGCCGACGCTGGTGCTGGCTTCGGCAGGGGCTGTTATCACGGTGATATTGGGGCTGGTGGCTGCCAAGATCGGGCAGCATGCGGGAAGCCTCTCGCGCGGCGCGATCCGGCTGGCGACCTTGGGCTATGCCATTCCCGGCACGGTGCTGGCGCTGGGGCTGTTGCAGCCACTGGGACAGGCCGATCTGTGGTTCAATCGCATGACCATGGCGCTGGCGGGCTGGCGGCCGGGGCTGATCCTGTCGGGCTCGATGGCGGCGCTGCTCTATGTCTATGCGATCCGGTTTCTGGCGGTGAGCCATTCAACGCTGGACGCCGCGATCAAGAAGCGTGGCGATTCCATGCTGCATGCCGGGCGGGTGCTGGGGCAGAGCGGGCTGGGGCTATTGCTGCGGGTGGATCTGCCGACGCTGATGCCGGCCATCGTGAGCGCGGCGACGCTAGTGTTCGTCGAGATCGTCAAGGAATTGCCGGCAACACTGCTGCTGCGGCCGCTGGGGGTGGATACGCTGGCGACGCTGGTTTATGGCCGGGCCAATGCGGGGCTGTTCGCGCAGGCGGCGATGCCGGCGCTGTTTATCGTGCTGGCAGGGTTGGTGCCGGTCATCCTTGCTACGCGGCTGGGCGATCGTAGGAAAGTATAA
- a CDS encoding ABC transporter substrate-binding protein has protein sequence MGRIFKSAALALALMGALSGVALAQKTEVRIGVALEPPILDPTAGAAEAIDIVVYQNIFEGLTSIDENGAVQPGLASEWTISDDNLTYTFKLHEGVTFHDGSAFDADDVKFTFDRILAADSVNAHKELYTDIESVTVVDPFTITFKLKKPVGLFLFNLGRGDAVIVALESADNNATTPIGTGPFAFVQWDKGNRVLLERYEPYWGELPALTKATYRFIGDTAAMTSALLAGDIDGTNNFAPDSLAVFEGNPQFKVLVGTTEGETILGTNNRKAPFDNLKVRQAMAHALDRKAIINGATYGYGTPIGAPFAPHNAYYVDLTNTYPYDPEAAKELLAEAGYPDGFSATLKLPPLGYARLSGQIIASQFAAVGIKLELINVEFAQWLQDVYTNHDFDLTIISHVEPFDIGNYANPDYYFGYDNPEFQALIKTLNETVDDAKRKELAIEAQTILAKDAVNGYLFELAQTGVWNAKLAGMWQNSPIEGLVLRGVHWVE, from the coding sequence ATGGGCAGGATTTTCAAGAGTGCCGCGCTGGCTCTGGCCCTGATGGGCGCGCTGAGCGGAGTGGCGCTGGCGCAAAAGACCGAGGTGCGGATCGGGGTGGCGCTGGAGCCACCAATTCTTGATCCCACGGCGGGCGCGGCCGAGGCCATCGATATCGTGGTCTATCAGAACATTTTCGAGGGTCTGACCAGCATTGACGAAAACGGCGCGGTGCAGCCGGGGTTGGCCAGCGAGTGGACCATTTCGGACGACAATTTGACCTATACGTTCAAGCTGCATGAGGGCGTGACCTTTCATGACGGCTCGGCCTTCGATGCCGACGATGTCAAATTCACCTTCGACCGCATTCTGGCTGCCGACAGCGTCAATGCGCATAAGGAGCTCTACACCGATATTGAAAGCGTGACGGTGGTCGATCCGTTCACCATCACCTTCAAGCTCAAAAAGCCGGTGGGGCTGTTCCTGTTCAATCTGGGCCGGGGCGATGCAGTGATCGTGGCGCTGGAAAGTGCCGACAATAATGCGACAACGCCGATCGGCACGGGCCCGTTTGCCTTTGTACAATGGGACAAGGGCAATCGCGTCTTGCTGGAGCGCTATGAGCCCTATTGGGGCGAGTTGCCCGCGCTGACCAAGGCGACCTACCGCTTTATCGGCGACACGGCAGCCATGACCAGTGCGCTGCTGGCCGGCGATATCGACGGTACCAATAATTTCGCGCCGGATTCGCTGGCCGTGTTCGAGGGCAATCCGCAATTCAAGGTGCTGGTGGGCACCACCGAAGGCGAGACGATCCTGGGCACCAATAATCGCAAGGCGCCATTCGATAATCTCAAGGTGCGGCAGGCCATGGCCCATGCGCTGGATCGCAAGGCGATCATCAATGGGGCAACCTATGGCTATGGCACGCCGATCGGCGCGCCCTTTGCGCCGCATAATGCCTATTATGTCGATCTGACCAATACCTATCCTTATGACCCGGAAGCAGCCAAGGAGCTGCTGGCAGAAGCGGGTTATCCCGATGGGTTCAGCGCGACGCTGAAGCTACCACCCTTGGGCTATGCGCGGCTCTCCGGGCAGATCATCGCGAGCCAGTTCGCGGCAGTGGGCATCAAGCTCGAGCTGATCAATGTGGAATTCGCCCAGTGGCTGCAGGACGTCTACACCAACCATGATTTCGACCTGACCATCATCAGCCATGTCGAGCCGTTCGACATTGGAAATTATGCCAATCCAGACTACTACTTCGGTTACGACAACCCCGAATTCCAGGCGCTGATCAAGACACTCAATGAGACGGTTGACGACGCCAAACGCAAGGAATTGGCCATCGAGGCGCAGACCATCCTGGCCAAGGATGCGGTCAATGGCTACCTGTTCGAGCTCGCCCAGACCGGGGTGTGGAACGCCAAGCTTGCGGGCATGTGGCAGAATTCTCCGATCGAAGGGCTGGTGCTGCGGGGGGTTCACTGGGTGGAGTGA
- a CDS encoding ABC transporter permease, with product MILFALRRFLGFAATLLLAAVVIFYLLDLLPGDPARFTLGITATPEAVANLRAQMGLDAPAHERLLSWIGGMLRGDFGMSYTQRAPVAALLWERLAVTLPLTVMAMIISVVIGLPLGIFSARARGKAPDTAIMVLAQLGVAVPNFWFGMMLTLVFAVGLRWLPPGGFTPWGEDPWLALRGLVLPSLALALPQASILARVMRTALVDVQGQDFIRTARAKGLTMGEAVWRHGVRNALLPVLTILGLQFAFLIAGTIIVENVFYLPGLGRLIFTAISERDLILVRGATIVLIVAVTATMFVVDLTYGLVDPRLRERGTP from the coding sequence ATGATCCTCTTCGCCCTCCGCCGTTTCCTCGGCTTTGCCGCCACCCTGCTGCTGGCAGCGGTGGTGATTTTCTATCTGCTCGACCTGCTGCCGGGGGACCCGGCGCGGTTCACGCTGGGCATTACCGCCACGCCCGAAGCGGTGGCCAATTTGCGGGCGCAGATGGGGCTTGATGCACCGGCGCATGAACGGTTGTTGAGCTGGATCGGCGGCATGCTGCGGGGGGATTTTGGCATGTCCTATACGCAGCGGGCGCCGGTGGCGGCGCTGCTGTGGGAGCGGCTGGCGGTGACACTGCCGCTGACCGTAATGGCCATGATCATTTCGGTGGTGATCGGGCTGCCGCTGGGTATCTTTTCGGCGCGGGCGCGGGGCAAGGCGCCGGATACGGCGATCATGGTGCTGGCGCAGCTTGGCGTGGCGGTGCCCAATTTCTGGTTTGGCATGATGCTGACGCTGGTGTTTGCCGTGGGGCTGCGCTGGCTGCCGCCGGGTGGGTTTACGCCCTGGGGCGAAGACCCATGGCTGGCGCTGCGCGGCCTGGTGCTGCCCAGCCTGGCGCTGGCGCTGCCGCAGGCCTCGATCCTGGCGCGGGTGATGCGGACGGCGCTGGTGGATGTGCAGGGGCAGGATTTTATCCGCACGGCGCGAGCCAAGGGGCTGACCATGGGCGAGGCCGTGTGGCGCCATGGGGTGCGCAATGCGCTGTTGCCGGTGCTGACCATTCTGGGGCTGCAATTTGCCTTTCTCATCGCCGGCACGATCATCGTGGAGAATGTGTTCTACCTGCCCGGCCTGGGGCGGCTGATCTTCACCGCGATTTCCGAGCGAGACCTGATCCTGGTGCGGGGGGCAACAATCGTGCTGATCGTGGCGGTGACGGCGACGATGTTCGTGGTCGACCTGACCTATGGGCTGGTCGATCCGCGGCTGCGGGAGCGGGGCACGCCATGA